One window of uncultured Methanoregula sp. genomic DNA carries:
- a CDS encoding HisA/HisF-related TIM barrel protein — MDLVLAMDLRQNLVVHGKSGHRETYKPLDWGCSPTAEPEGFVKAIQPKFIYIADLDRIENTGAHDAIVAACARQVSTCYVDRGCRSPGDMLRGDHIVNIVGTETGGSDLSQYHEGYLSLDIKDGRVIPSGSDPEPMLRKADSWDFEGCIILNIGAVGTRDGLDPDFLERLRSSYAGRLLYGGGVATVTDLEMLKAAGFDGAIIATALHYGAVPLEWIRRGTCC, encoded by the coding sequence ATGGATCTGGTTCTTGCAATGGATTTGCGGCAAAATCTGGTCGTTCACGGTAAATCCGGGCATCGTGAGACCTACAAACCGCTGGACTGGGGCTGTTCCCCGACGGCAGAACCGGAAGGTTTTGTCAAAGCGATCCAGCCAAAATTTATCTACATCGCGGATCTCGACCGGATCGAAAATACCGGAGCGCACGATGCCATCGTTGCGGCATGTGCCCGGCAGGTCAGTACCTGTTATGTTGATCGCGGCTGCCGCTCGCCCGGCGACATGCTCCGCGGGGATCATATCGTTAATATTGTCGGGACCGAGACCGGGGGATCCGACCTGTCGCAGTATCACGAAGGCTATCTCAGCCTCGATATCAAAGACGGCAGGGTCATACCCTCAGGAAGTGACCCGGAACCGATGCTCCGCAAGGCCGATTCCTGGGATTTTGAAGGCTGCATTATTCTCAATATCGGTGCGGTCGGGACCCGGGACGGGCTCGATCCCGACTTCCTGGAAAGACTGCGGTCATCGTATGCCGGCCGGCTGTTGTATGGCGGGGGCGTTGCAACGGTGACCGACCTGGAGATGCTCAAGGCGGCGGGATTTGACGGGGCGATCATTGCAACGGCGCTCCATTACGGGGCTGTCCCGCTGGAATGGATACGGAGGGGAACCTGTTGCTAG
- a CDS encoding metallophosphoesterase family protein encodes MGAVIFSDVHADAAAIGALASCIRDPAFSGSFGPVDFLVNLGDLLHRGGRPQETLEKVHTLSQEYRLVSVLGNHDHAFLHGIMVSGSDAASTYRHEQLRDSPLLSIFNTMPMEWSDRGMLFVHGGPLDLGDQTLRLKCWQRLSHEAGDFFTGYHYTAEMAFHNLEQRGLTHLCCGHQHEHICCRKTADGIVRHELDFQPVTFESDRKIQLEVARVPLDVPTILRVGGCHGYAPEFAYTDFTSFSFIRFASTP; translated from the coding sequence ATGGGTGCCGTAATATTTTCTGATGTGCATGCAGATGCAGCGGCTATCGGTGCACTTGCATCCTGCATAAGGGATCCCGCGTTCTCCGGCTCATTTGGTCCTGTCGATTTCCTGGTGAACCTCGGCGATCTCCTTCACCGCGGTGGCCGGCCCCAGGAGACCCTGGAGAAGGTCCACACCCTCTCGCAGGAATACCGGCTCGTGTCTGTCCTCGGGAACCACGACCATGCATTTCTCCACGGCATCATGGTGAGCGGCAGCGATGCGGCAAGCACGTACCGCCACGAGCAGCTCCGGGATTCCCCGCTCCTTTCCATCTTCAATACCATGCCCATGGAGTGGTCGGACCGGGGCATGCTCTTTGTCCACGGGGGCCCCCTTGACCTTGGGGACCAGACCCTCCGGCTCAAATGCTGGCAGCGCCTCTCGCACGAAGCAGGGGACTTTTTTACCGGATACCACTATACTGCCGAGATGGCCTTCCATAACCTGGAACAGCGGGGACTCACCCACCTGTGCTGCGGCCACCAGCACGAGCATATCTGCTGCAGGAAGACTGCTGACGGGATTGTCCGGCACGAGCTCGATTTCCAGCCGGTGACTTTTGAGAGCGACCGGAAGATCCAGCTGGAAGTAGCCCGGGTTCCCCTGGATGTCCCCACGATCCTGCGGGTGGGGGGCTGTCACGGGTACGCCCCCGAATTTGCGTACACGGACTTCACCAGCTTCTCGTTTATCCGGTTCGCCTCTACTCCTTGA
- a CDS encoding AAA family ATPase, whose translation MPQLEGIRIKNYRGLQDVTIGKTFEKQKSAPLSKFISVIGPNGSGKSALMDAFGFIGDCLRTNVEEACDKPHRGGFERLKTQGQSGPIEFELYYRQDRNSRPISYSLHIDMEKNGHTVVVYERLRQRRKGQTQIGKPYSFLEIKKGKGFAWAGQSTDRVEGNTKIPVKLNDTRYLGITTLGNLTDHPRIVAFRTFLEGWYLSYFVPDLARILPVAGAQKHLNQRGDNLANYLQYVERADPKKFEFVLKRIAEYIPGLKSISHQRTEDGRLLLQFNDQGYKDPFYQQDMSDGTLKMLAYLLLLEDPAPSPLIGIEEPENGLHHQLLEPLAKAMKKYSSNEKIGPQIIITTHSPYFIDALKPEEVWILEKNIKGFSTAERAADIKTIKEFCEQGIPLGSLWYSDHFGRGSPNVH comes from the coding sequence ATGCCCCAACTTGAAGGAATCCGCATTAAAAATTACCGTGGTTTACAAGATGTTACTATTGGTAAAACATTTGAAAAACAGAAAAGTGCACCACTTTCAAAATTTATCTCCGTAATTGGTCCAAATGGTTCAGGAAAATCTGCATTAATGGATGCTTTTGGATTCATTGGGGATTGTTTGCGTACAAATGTTGAGGAAGCCTGTGATAAACCCCATCGGGGGGGTTTTGAACGATTGAAAACACAAGGGCAATCTGGGCCAATCGAATTTGAATTATACTATCGACAAGACAGAAATTCACGTCCAATTAGTTATTCCTTGCATATTGATATGGAAAAAAATGGCCATACGGTAGTTGTTTACGAAAGACTAAGACAAAGAAGGAAAGGACAAACTCAAATCGGTAAACCGTATTCATTCCTTGAAATAAAAAAAGGAAAGGGATTCGCATGGGCGGGTCAAAGTACTGATAGAGTTGAAGGCAATACAAAAATACCTGTTAAATTGAATGATACACGATATTTGGGCATTACCACACTTGGGAATCTTACAGATCATCCAAGAATTGTTGCATTCAGAACATTTCTTGAAGGTTGGTATCTTTCATATTTTGTCCCAGATTTAGCTAGGATTCTTCCTGTAGCTGGTGCTCAAAAGCACCTGAATCAAAGAGGTGATAATCTTGCTAATTATTTACAATATGTTGAACGCGCCGATCCGAAAAAGTTTGAATTCGTTCTTAAACGAATTGCCGAATATATTCCCGGCCTTAAATCGATAAGTCATCAACGAACTGAAGATGGACGTTTATTATTGCAATTTAATGATCAGGGGTATAAAGACCCGTTTTATCAACAAGACATGTCTGATGGCACATTAAAGATGCTTGCATATTTACTGTTACTCGAAGATCCCGCTCCTTCTCCATTAATTGGAATTGAGGAACCAGAAAATGGTCTTCACCATCAATTACTCGAACCACTTGCGAAAGCAATGAAAAAATATTCCTCAAATGAAAAAATTGGTCCTCAAATTATTATAACAACTCATTCTCCATATTTTATTGATGCTTTAAAACCTGAAGAAGTATGGATCCTTGAAAAAAATATAAAAGGATTTTCCACCGCAGAAAGGGCAGCGGATATAAAGACAATAAAAGAATTTTGTGAGCAAGGAATTCCTTTGGGAAGTCTTTGGTATAGTGATCATTTTGGCCGAGGAAGTCCTAATGTTCATTGA
- a CDS encoding DUF4258 domain-containing protein → MNSKEKITSLIESGEILISHHARVRMFERNVSTDDLITVISSGEIIEEYPEDEPCPSVLIMGLIDAVAYHTVIAVCTDHIRVITVYIPEEDKWIEYRRRRNEP, encoded by the coding sequence ATGAACAGCAAAGAAAAAATCACAAGTCTGATCGAGTCCGGGGAGATCCTCATCTCTCATCACGCCCGGGTCAGAATGTTCGAACGAAACGTTTCAACCGACGACCTGATCACGGTTATCTCATCAGGAGAAATCATAGAAGAATATCCTGAAGACGAGCCGTGCCCGTCCGTTCTTATCATGGGTTTGATCGATGCAGTTGCGTACCACACCGTAATCGCAGTGTGCACCGATCATATCCGGGTCATCACAGTTTATATCCCGGAAGAAGACAAATGGATTGAGTACCGTAGAAGGAGGAATGAACCATGA
- a CDS encoding redox-regulated ATPase YchF: protein MITLALAGKPNCGKSTFFKAATMANAEIANYPFTTINPNFGVAYVRTPCACASLPVKCTHCTDGSRFVAVNLIDVAGLVPDAHKGKGLGNQFLDNLRQANAILHIIDASGGTDSEGNPVGVGNHNPEEDVSFLLYEMTMWVHGILDKHWTRISRQSQGKGAAIQQGIAEAFTGLGITTDDIRDLELKLKLDLVHATSEDLIPLCEEIVKISKPMLVVGNKFDEAPEALRTKLAAQNVAFASAASELALRNAVAAHVIQYLPGDEQFKIANEASLSAPQKAGLAKIAGVMKECKGTGVQQAINRAVFELLDMIVVYPVEDENHYCNKQGDVLPDAFLMRRGSTPHDLAYQVHTEIGKGFLYAIDARTKMRIKETHELKNGDIIKIVSAAK from the coding sequence ATGATCACCCTTGCCCTTGCAGGAAAACCCAACTGCGGAAAATCGACCTTTTTCAAGGCAGCGACCATGGCCAATGCCGAGATCGCCAATTATCCGTTTACCACCATCAACCCCAATTTCGGGGTCGCCTATGTCCGGACACCGTGCGCCTGTGCCAGTCTCCCGGTCAAGTGCACGCACTGCACGGACGGAAGCCGTTTCGTTGCCGTCAACCTCATCGATGTTGCCGGTCTCGTTCCTGACGCCCACAAGGGCAAGGGCCTCGGCAACCAGTTCCTCGACAACCTCCGGCAGGCAAACGCCATACTGCATATCATCGATGCGAGCGGCGGGACCGACAGCGAAGGAAACCCCGTAGGTGTCGGCAACCATAACCCGGAAGAGGATGTCAGTTTCCTCCTGTACGAGATGACTATGTGGGTCCACGGGATCCTTGACAAGCACTGGACCCGGATCAGCCGCCAGTCGCAGGGCAAGGGCGCTGCAATCCAGCAGGGTATTGCCGAGGCTTTCACGGGCCTTGGTATCACGACCGATGATATCCGGGACCTGGAACTCAAACTCAAGCTCGATCTCGTCCATGCAACGAGTGAAGATCTCATCCCGCTCTGTGAGGAGATCGTGAAGATCTCAAAACCCATGCTGGTTGTGGGGAACAAGTTCGATGAAGCTCCCGAAGCCCTCCGGACGAAACTTGCAGCGCAGAACGTGGCGTTTGCGAGCGCCGCATCCGAGCTGGCGCTGCGCAATGCCGTGGCTGCCCATGTGATCCAGTACCTGCCGGGCGATGAGCAGTTCAAAATTGCCAATGAAGCATCGCTCTCCGCTCCCCAGAAAGCCGGCCTTGCAAAGATCGCGGGCGTTATGAAAGAGTGCAAAGGTACCGGTGTCCAGCAGGCCATCAACCGGGCGGTCTTCGAACTCCTTGACATGATTGTCGTTTACCCGGTCGAGGACGAGAACCATTACTGCAACAAGCAGGGCGATGTGCTGCCGGATGCCTTCCTGATGCGGAGAGGTTCCACGCCCCACGATCTTGCCTACCAGGTGCACACGGAGATCGGCAAGGGATTCCTGTACGCGATCGACGCCCGCACCAAGATGCGGATCAAGGAAACCCATGAACTCAAAAACGGGGACATCATAAAAATCGTAAGCGCTGCCAAGTGA
- a CDS encoding DUF4276 family protein: MFIEVLVEGGSDVPTIREILTRRFNLKENRDFKIHPHRGKGELPGSAYAATNPKNRSLLHQLPAKLRAYAHFSNEYCVLVLVDADNDDCKVLKQSLVDLHNELLNKPDCVLFRIAVEEIESWFIADINAIRAAYPRAKINKIDGIQPDAVIGAWEHLADVLDRKRSECDGFDKVEWAQNISPHLDLNNPKSTSLYYFIQGVDQLIRAHSTQNEI; the protein is encoded by the coding sequence ATGTTCATTGAAGTTCTTGTAGAAGGGGGCTCCGATGTTCCGACAATTAGAGAAATTTTAACACGTCGTTTCAATTTGAAAGAAAATCGTGATTTTAAAATTCATCCTCATCGAGGAAAAGGTGAATTACCGGGTTCTGCATATGCAGCAACCAATCCAAAAAATCGATCATTGTTACATCAATTACCCGCCAAATTGCGAGCATATGCACATTTTTCAAATGAATATTGTGTTCTCGTTTTAGTCGATGCCGATAACGACGACTGTAAAGTATTAAAGCAAAGTTTGGTAGATCTTCACAATGAATTATTAAACAAACCCGATTGTGTTTTGTTTCGTATTGCTGTCGAAGAAATTGAATCTTGGTTTATTGCAGATATAAACGCAATTCGAGCAGCTTATCCGCGAGCGAAAATTAATAAAATTGATGGAATTCAACCTGATGCAGTTATTGGTGCATGGGAACATTTAGCTGATGTACTTGATCGAAAAAGAAGCGAATGTGATGGATTCGATAAAGTTGAGTGGGCACAAAACATTTCACCACATTTAGACTTAAACAATCCAAAATCTACAAGCCTTTATTATTTTATTCAAGGGGTAGATCAATTAATTAGAGCTCATTCTACTCAAAATGAAATATAA
- a CDS encoding valine--tRNA ligase, producing MVPSDQLPKNYDFAEVEERWRGTWRDEDHYFDKNSKKPQFVIDTPPPYPTGNFHIGNALNWCYIDFFARYKRMKGFNVMFPQGWDCHGLPTEVKVEELNHITKNDVSREEFRKMCRDLTIKNIEAMRITLRKMAFSTDWSNEYITMMPQYYSKTQLSFLRMQKSGYIYQSEHPVNYCTRCETAIAFAEVSYEDRETTLNYFDFDGVEIATTRPELLAACVAVAVHPADERYHKLKAKSMKVPLFGHDVPVVQDEAVDPAFGSGAVMICTFGDKQDVHWWKQHNLALRKAIDRKGRMTDIAGKYKGLNTSECRAAILADMKDANILKRQEKLAQRVGTCWRCKTPIEILSERQWFVKIKPEEIQKAAHQIEWYPEHMLRRMENWVEQMEWDWCISRQRIFATPIPVWFCTKCGEMAFPDEKDLPVDPTLVKPNHPCPKCGNTTFTGEEDVLDTWMDSSISVLNVTGWNGSGMPPFFPAQIRPQGHDIIRTWAFYTILRSVALTGSKPWNEILVNGMVLGEDGFKMSKSRGNIIVPEEILVKYGADALRQWGAMGAATGSDIMFNWNDVVAASRFQTKMWNITKFALIQLGKGGFDENEPVTALADRWLLVRLSDTAGQVTEAMEDYQFDVALKAIREFAWDVLADNYIELVKGRLYKEDNSRRSACLVLHTAFDALCRMLAPFTPYFAEECYSYLKGESVHKQPWVSFTYDDEAARREGNLLVQVVAEVRKYKHDTGLALNAPLGKVTIYAPHTVNDEGDTGRTLNADVHWRTDAAHLDRVITDIDFNRSVVGKTFKKEGQAFMDAVKALSPEQLANPPKTILLNGVETAMPENVFTPKYSYMEEGAKVDVLTVGDVIVTIAKA from the coding sequence ATGGTGCCATCTGATCAACTGCCGAAGAATTATGACTTCGCTGAAGTGGAAGAGCGCTGGAGAGGAACCTGGCGCGATGAGGATCACTATTTTGACAAGAATTCGAAAAAGCCGCAGTTCGTGATCGATACGCCCCCGCCCTATCCGACGGGTAACTTCCATATCGGCAACGCGCTGAACTGGTGCTATATCGACTTCTTTGCCCGCTACAAGCGGATGAAAGGCTTCAACGTGATGTTCCCGCAGGGGTGGGACTGCCACGGGCTCCCGACCGAAGTCAAGGTAGAGGAACTCAACCACATCACGAAGAACGATGTATCCCGGGAAGAGTTCCGGAAGATGTGCCGCGACCTCACCATCAAGAACATCGAGGCCATGCGCATTACCCTGCGGAAGATGGCATTCTCGACCGACTGGAGTAACGAGTACATCACGATGATGCCGCAGTATTACAGCAAGACCCAGCTGTCATTCCTGCGAATGCAGAAGTCGGGCTACATTTACCAGAGTGAGCACCCGGTCAATTACTGCACCCGGTGCGAGACGGCAATTGCGTTTGCGGAAGTCTCGTACGAGGACCGCGAGACAACGCTCAACTATTTCGATTTCGATGGCGTGGAGATCGCAACCACCCGGCCCGAACTCCTCGCGGCCTGCGTGGCAGTAGCCGTGCACCCGGCTGACGAGCGGTACCACAAGCTGAAAGCAAAGTCCATGAAGGTCCCGCTCTTCGGCCACGATGTCCCGGTCGTGCAGGACGAGGCAGTTGACCCGGCATTCGGCTCCGGCGCGGTGATGATCTGTACCTTTGGTGACAAGCAGGATGTCCACTGGTGGAAACAGCACAATCTCGCACTCCGGAAAGCCATTGACCGCAAGGGACGGATGACCGACATTGCCGGCAAATACAAGGGACTCAATACCAGTGAATGCCGGGCCGCAATCCTTGCCGACATGAAAGATGCAAACATCCTGAAGCGGCAGGAGAAACTTGCCCAGCGCGTTGGCACCTGCTGGCGCTGCAAGACCCCCATTGAAATCTTATCCGAGCGGCAGTGGTTTGTCAAGATCAAGCCTGAAGAGATCCAGAAGGCTGCGCACCAGATCGAGTGGTATCCCGAGCACATGCTCCGCCGGATGGAGAACTGGGTGGAGCAGATGGAATGGGACTGGTGCATCTCACGGCAGCGCATTTTCGCGACCCCGATCCCCGTCTGGTTCTGTACAAAATGCGGCGAGATGGCATTCCCCGATGAGAAGGATCTCCCGGTTGACCCGACGCTGGTCAAGCCCAATCACCCGTGCCCCAAGTGCGGTAACACGACCTTCACCGGGGAGGAAGACGTGCTCGACACCTGGATGGATTCCTCCATCTCCGTGCTCAACGTGACCGGCTGGAACGGCAGCGGCATGCCCCCGTTCTTCCCGGCCCAGATCCGGCCGCAGGGCCACGACATCATCCGGACATGGGCGTTCTATACCATCCTGCGTTCGGTTGCCCTCACGGGCTCGAAACCCTGGAACGAGATCCTGGTCAACGGCATGGTGCTGGGCGAGGACGGCTTCAAGATGAGCAAGAGCCGGGGCAACATCATCGTGCCCGAGGAGATCCTGGTCAAGTACGGCGCCGATGCCCTCCGGCAGTGGGGTGCCATGGGTGCCGCCACCGGTTCCGATATCATGTTCAACTGGAACGACGTGGTTGCTGCGTCCCGGTTCCAGACCAAGATGTGGAATATCACCAAGTTCGCCCTGATACAGCTCGGGAAAGGCGGGTTCGACGAGAACGAACCGGTCACGGCGCTTGCCGACCGCTGGCTCCTGGTCCGGCTCTCGGACACGGCCGGGCAGGTCACGGAGGCTATGGAGGACTACCAGTTCGATGTCGCGCTCAAGGCAATCCGCGAGTTCGCGTGGGATGTCCTTGCCGACAACTACATCGAGCTGGTCAAGGGCCGGCTCTACAAAGAGGACAATTCCCGGAGAAGCGCCTGCCTCGTGCTCCACACCGCGTTCGACGCTCTCTGCCGGATGCTCGCCCCGTTCACGCCCTACTTTGCCGAGGAATGCTACTCGTACCTGAAAGGCGAAAGCGTCCACAAACAGCCATGGGTCTCGTTCACCTACGATGACGAAGCAGCCCGAAGGGAAGGCAACCTGCTCGTTCAGGTTGTTGCCGAAGTCCGGAAGTACAAGCACGATACCGGCCTGGCCCTCAACGCCCCGCTCGGCAAAGTGACCATCTATGCCCCGCACACCGTCAATGACGAAGGGGATACCGGCCGCACGCTCAATGCCGATGTCCACTGGCGGACCGACGCGGCTCATCTCGACCGCGTGATCACGGATATCGATTTCAACCGCTCGGTTGTCGGCAAGACCTTCAAGAAGGAGGGGCAGGCATTCATGGACGCGGTGAAGGCACTCTCTCCCGAGCAGCTCGCCAACCCGCCAAAGACCATCCTGCTTAATGGCGTCGAGACTGCCATGCCCGAGAATGTCTTCACGCCCAAATATTCCTACATGGAAGAAGGGGCGAAGGTGGATGTTCTCACGGTTGGCGATGTCATCGTGACAATTGCGAAGGCGTAA
- a CDS encoding flavodoxin family protein produces the protein MMNVIGIIASPHKEGNTAWTVNQILEGAKEQGAETRSWNFSDLDIQPCRGCLCCHKEGSPGCVINDDMQELYGAMEHADALILGSPVYMGQMSAQAKIFTDRLFAQISPRFSPYYKEKITKQKLLLVFTQGNPDPGMFQVYFDYTKHMFQMLEFDVKEVVVVPGMREKPAHERKDLSPVMKNIGSSLVPERFPE, from the coding sequence ATGATGAACGTCATAGGAATTATCGCAAGTCCGCACAAAGAGGGCAATACTGCCTGGACGGTAAACCAAATACTCGAAGGTGCGAAAGAACAGGGAGCAGAAACCCGGTCCTGGAATTTCAGCGATCTTGACATCCAGCCGTGCCGGGGTTGTCTCTGCTGCCACAAGGAGGGCAGCCCGGGTTGTGTTATCAACGACGACATGCAGGAATTGTATGGCGCAATGGAACATGCCGATGCCCTTATCCTCGGCTCACCGGTGTACATGGGGCAGATGAGTGCCCAGGCAAAGATCTTCACCGACCGGTTGTTTGCGCAGATCTCTCCGCGATTCTCACCATATTACAAGGAAAAAATCACAAAACAAAAGCTGCTTCTCGTGTTTACCCAGGGCAATCCCGATCCCGGCATGTTCCAGGTGTATTTTGATTATACGAAACACATGTTCCAGATGCTGGAATTCGATGTTAAAGAGGTAGTTGTCGTTCCCGGTATGCGAGAGAAACCGGCGCATGAAAGAAAAGATCTGTCCCCAGTCATGAAAAATATCGGGTCATCGCTCGTTCCGGAACGATTCCCGGAATAA
- a CDS encoding TIGR00297 family protein, translating into MQRQRGLGYASALVGGTILLGPYVQPPWLMALGIILFSLLLWRFFNTKYLSYTFCILATLYGIGLLPFFVVATTLAMLALGELVFQRGADDLNTYFYYVISTAWAGVLVMAYLKESALLTIIFGIIAAVLLKVILLKYEDSLMIEGVGIAMAMWLIQELNYQANLQMVVAAVIVGFTFGYFAFRSKTADLSGLFSAALVGIILLVFAYPEGTQWFLIMLVFFILGSVATKYKFEYKKRIGVEQGQSGARGYKNVFANGIVAAAAAVLFGVFQQPVFAVMYVGCVATAAADTLASEIGVTGGVPFMITTLKRVPIGTNGGVTLVGESVALLGGFLVSLAALLLGVITPWMLVVCTIAGFVGTNIDSVVGATLENKGFLGNAGTNLLATIGGGLFAVAVFLLVKF; encoded by the coding sequence ATGCAGCGACAACGGGGACTCGGGTACGCATCGGCACTGGTGGGCGGCACGATCCTCCTTGGTCCCTATGTCCAGCCCCCGTGGCTGATGGCGCTCGGTATCATCCTCTTCTCGCTTCTCCTCTGGCGTTTCTTCAATACAAAATATCTCAGCTATACGTTCTGTATCCTTGCAACTCTCTACGGGATCGGTCTCCTCCCGTTCTTTGTCGTGGCAACAACGCTCGCGATGCTTGCCCTGGGCGAGCTGGTATTCCAGCGCGGGGCTGACGATCTCAATACCTATTTTTATTATGTCATTTCCACCGCATGGGCGGGGGTGCTTGTCATGGCCTATCTCAAGGAGAGCGCACTCCTCACCATCATCTTCGGTATCATTGCGGCCGTGCTCCTCAAGGTGATCCTGCTCAAGTACGAGGACTCGCTGATGATCGAAGGCGTGGGCATTGCAATGGCCATGTGGCTGATCCAGGAACTCAATTACCAGGCAAACCTCCAGATGGTGGTGGCTGCGGTCATTGTCGGGTTCACGTTCGGTTATTTTGCGTTCCGGTCAAAAACCGCCGACCTCTCGGGACTGTTCTCTGCCGCTCTTGTAGGCATTATCCTGCTTGTCTTTGCCTATCCCGAAGGCACGCAGTGGTTTTTGATCATGCTCGTGTTCTTTATCCTCGGTTCCGTTGCAACGAAATACAAGTTTGAGTACAAGAAACGGATCGGCGTCGAGCAGGGCCAGAGCGGTGCGCGGGGATACAAGAATGTGTTTGCAAACGGGATTGTTGCCGCAGCAGCAGCGGTTCTCTTTGGCGTCTTCCAGCAGCCGGTCTTTGCCGTCATGTACGTAGGGTGCGTTGCAACGGCGGCAGCAGATACGCTTGCCAGCGAGATTGGCGTTACGGGTGGCGTGCCGTTCATGATCACGACCCTGAAGCGGGTCCCCATCGGCACGAACGGAGGGGTAACGCTGGTTGGTGAGAGTGTTGCACTGCTCGGTGGTTTCCTAGTTTCCCTTGCAGCCCTCCTCCTTGGGGTAATCACTCCGTGGATGCTCGTTGTCTGCACGATTGCCGGGTTCGTTGGCACCAACATTGACAGCGTTGTCGGGGCAACGCTCGAGAACAAGGGATTCCTGGGAAATGCCGGGACAAACCTGCTTGCAACCATTGGCGGTGGCCTGTTCGCGGTGGCCGTGTTCCTGCTCGTGAAGTTCTGA
- the tmk gene encoding dTMP kinase: protein MLVTLEGIDGSGKSSLHAALKELLADLDPVFTREPGATWVGDQVRRAIAEQIDPITEATLFVADHAAHLAKVVRPALAEGRLVISDRYSDSRFAYQSVTLQGIVPNPEGWMRAMHNGWTITPDETFLCVLPVDDALTRLKPDSQREHFEKRDVLEKVQNNYLAYAKAEPGRFVIVDAMLPQETVARFVADAIRLLVAEGKKKRKR, encoded by the coding sequence TTGCTAGTCACGCTGGAGGGAATAGACGGGAGCGGTAAGAGCTCGCTGCACGCTGCCCTTAAGGAACTGCTCGCGGACCTCGACCCGGTATTCACCCGGGAGCCGGGGGCAACGTGGGTGGGGGACCAGGTCCGGCGGGCGATTGCAGAGCAGATCGATCCGATTACGGAGGCAACGCTTTTCGTTGCCGATCATGCGGCCCACCTGGCAAAAGTTGTCCGGCCTGCTCTTGCCGAAGGCCGGCTCGTCATCTCAGACCGGTACAGCGACAGCCGTTTTGCGTACCAGTCCGTCACGCTGCAGGGAATTGTCCCAAATCCCGAGGGGTGGATGCGGGCCATGCACAATGGCTGGACCATTACCCCGGACGAGACGTTTCTCTGCGTTCTGCCGGTCGATGATGCGCTGACCCGCCTGAAACCTGACAGCCAGCGGGAGCATTTCGAGAAACGGGATGTGCTGGAGAAGGTGCAGAACAATTATCTTGCCTATGCTAAGGCTGAACCCGGCCGGTTTGTTATTGTGGATGCAATGCTTCCCCAGGAGACGGTTGCCCGGTTTGTGGCGGATGCTATACGGCTGTTAGTTGCAGAAGGGAAGAAGAAGCGGAAGAGATGA
- a CDS encoding type II toxin-antitoxin system MqsA family antitoxin, which translates to MIPDHCSFCKGKLREGKTEFLAHAGGEVIVIKDVPAYVCEQCGEAYYTAAISRKIDGVMRDAHQKKLCMRPLPAGEVSLN; encoded by the coding sequence ATGATTCCGGATCATTGCAGTTTCTGCAAAGGTAAACTCCGCGAAGGAAAGACGGAGTTTCTGGCGCACGCTGGCGGGGAAGTCATTGTTATCAAAGATGTACCAGCCTATGTCTGTGAGCAATGCGGAGAAGCTTATTACACTGCCGCGATCTCCCGGAAAATTGATGGAGTTATGCGTGATGCCCACCAGAAAAAACTGTGCATGCGCCCGCTTCCTGCCGGGGAAGTTTCACTCAATTGA
- a CDS encoding pyruvate kinase alpha/beta domain-containing protein has protein sequence MTFVAKKSYYFDKPGKENSADAARFSLERARELGIKTIVVASTSGETAEVFHAALKGSGLRLVVVTHVVGFTKPGVWEFSQEIAGRLRAEGVTIVTGTHALSGLERALSRSPKVGGGSRTEAIAEALRRVVAVGLKVAVECVLIAADTGAVGGDEEIIAVGGTATGADTVCVIRPAHTANFFDLQVREIVAMPRVR, from the coding sequence ATGACGTTCGTTGCGAAAAAGAGCTATTATTTCGATAAACCGGGAAAGGAGAACAGCGCCGATGCGGCCCGGTTCTCCCTTGAGCGGGCACGGGAACTGGGAATAAAGACAATTGTCGTTGCCAGTACATCCGGTGAAACTGCTGAAGTGTTCCATGCCGCGCTGAAAGGCTCCGGCCTCCGGCTTGTTGTCGTAACGCATGTTGTCGGGTTCACCAAACCGGGCGTCTGGGAGTTTTCGCAGGAGATTGCAGGCAGGCTGCGGGCAGAGGGAGTAACGATCGTCACCGGCACCCACGCCCTCTCCGGCCTTGAGCGCGCACTCTCGCGGTCGCCCAAGGTTGGCGGCGGGTCCCGCACCGAGGCGATAGCCGAAGCCCTCCGGCGGGTTGTTGCCGTAGGCCTCAAAGTTGCGGTAGAATGCGTACTCATCGCAGCGGACACCGGGGCAGTTGGCGGTGACGAGGAAATTATCGCAGTCGGAGGAACGGCAACCGGTGCAGACACGGTCTGCGTTATCCGCCCGGCACATACAGCCAATTTCTTTGACCTCCAGGTACGCGAGATCGTAGCCATGCCGAGGGTCCGGTAA